TGAATAAGCATAGAGTCACTTCCGAATTTCTTGGCAGAGTTGTAAGTAGCTTGCGCAAGATCTCGGCGattgagagaaagaagtaGCTGGACAAGTATGGCGATACTATCACGCAGTGGAGATCGGTTAGCTGACAGATGTCCATCGTTTTGATGCACTTACCACTCCAGGTCATCCTTAGCCGAACCCTCTGTCAAAGTAGCCACAGCCTCTTCGTTCTCTCCAACAAGGATAAACACGGTAGCAGCAATGGCTCTTAcagtcttctcctcctcatcgcttccatcttcacaTTCCAGTACTAAGTCCCTGATCTCTTCTACTTTCTCCACTCTGGCGTCTTCCTCCGCTTCATGGAAAGAGGCAAACGCGTCAACTGCACGTGCAGAAAGAGGTACGGGTGAGAGTGAAAGGAAGGGTGCGAGGACATCATGAGcagatgagggagatggtgaCGAAAGCGCAAGATGAGAGCGTGCAATATAGAGGGCACGGTGAAGTGATGAAGGATCGTCTGAAGGTGTGTGAGGATATTCGGAGGCTTCGGAAATACAGGCTACGCGGAGTCAGTGAGGAATGATGTCGTTTGTCGTCGGACAATATGACGAACCTTGGTACGAAGCTGCAAGCGAGAGTTAGCcatgagatgaagagaaggtggacAGTGCACTCACCCTGGTAAAAGAGCTGCTTAACGTGATATAAGGGGTCTGCCTCCATGTTTGATatgcttctgctgctgtgtCGGCGCGATGGATGTATAGACGAGTGAGCGAGAACCACGAGTTGAGGGCAACAGCGGCTATTACTGCTACTGCCACGAGGTCATATATTACGTAAATATATTCAAGGAGAATTATTGCATGCAAATGTTATTATGGAACATGATGATAGAAATTACAATCAAATATAATCTTTCGCTATATGCCTATGATGCCTATACAACCTAAATACAGTCTATGCGGAAATCAAGAGCGCAGAGGGGCTCAGTTCAGAAAAACAGAGGTTCGGGACATACGGTATCCCCATCTTTGAGCTCTCTTAATCGTTTGTCGACgagctccttttcctcctacaagttccatcatcaatcgGATTGACAAGCAAGCATGTTGTCTATAAACTTACCTCCGTTAAAGGTCCGCAGACTTCTGGGTGGCAGGGGAAGTATGTGCCATTCACTCGGGTATGGGCTGTTTCATATAGATGCTGTAAACGCTCGGCTAGGGGAGGATGGGCAGGGGCGCATACTGAAATTAGAGCCATCAGCACTTGAGGCTGTTGAACCCACGAAGGATATCTAAAGGGAAAGGGCCATTTCGAAGAATAAAAGCTCACTATCAGTCACCTTTTTGGCCCATATGAAGTAGGCCTGTACTCGTTTGATCCCCCATCCCACTGGTGGGCTACGTCGAATTGACTCAAGGTTGTGCAATTTGCTTTGCAAAATGAAATCAGCGATACGTACCAGCTGCCGTCACTGGCCAACTTACTCTGCTAACTTGACTTGTTGAGCCTGTTTCGACTTTGAAGGAGCTGTCTGCAGCTGTTCGACCTTGCGCTGGAGACCATCCAGTGCAGTGTTATCAGTACATTCCTAAGTATGGTGAGCGCCTTTCTACAGTGATGGGAGCAAAGTACTCACCTCCACAATTCGTGCCACATCGTTTCCAAATTGGTCTGCAATCTCCTCTATCCAGCGGTTAGCTATGCGATAAGACACGATGCACTTCCTGCTTTCGAAACGCACCTAAAGTCGTACATGTGTCTTCGACAGTGTCATGAAGGATCGCAGCTTGCAAAACCCGAATGTCGGTGACGCCAGTTGATGATAGATAGTTTGCCACAGACTACACGCAAGTTGTCGATGAGTGTTATGGAACTCTGCCGTTGTCAAGTTGCATATAATCAAACGTACAATAGGATGATTTATACTAGCATCTAAGGTCAGAATGCTTATGAGAGGAAATGGGCCATCTACTACTCACTACGGGGATTGATCgacatcttttcttctttggcaagAATGTTTCTGGTTTATGGTTTGTTGGCACGGATGATCGATGAACAAAAATGCACCTACTCTAGCAGCAAAATCCAGAGTACGAAGGAGTAAGCTCAGGTCGCTTTCTCCATGTAGCCTCCCTGGAGTAGGCGCCGTGGGTAATCCGTTTGGGCTGTGACTCCGGCTCATCGGAGGTGTTGGGGTGAAGCTCCTGGGTGGAGGTGTGCGAATGAGTTCTATCTCTGAGTAGTATTGAGTGCGCATTGATGACTCTTGGAGTAGGCGTGTTGTGGTGGGAGGGGAGTTTATAGAGATACTGTTGGGCATGGTGCGGGGTGGAGTACAATGGCAGTGGGTTGACAAGAGGAGAGGTCGCCGTATGACGCGCCTTGGTAGCGCCAATGGGAAGGGACAAATTTCTGGGCGGATTACGTATTTCCCCCGCACCAAAGACACagaaaaggcgaagagTGACGGTGAGCACTttgtcaacaacagcaCATAGCCATGTCCAGGCAGCTCCTAGCATGGGAGACAGAGGAGCGCAAGCTCCAGTCTGTATACGGTACGTCCACGCAGCATCGCTTCACAGCTCATAAGCGCAGATGATATCTCCCTTCACCGCATCGTCCCTGCACAACAAACAATTGCCCGCTACCTTAAAAAGCATCCCAAGTCTCAGCCAgctctcatcatcaatatGTACATCATGCAGAAAACAGGGGCCGAGGAAAGTGACGTTCTTCAAGTTTACAAACAAATCCAGGCACTTGCGGGAcccaagaaggaaatgacaGGCAGAGGCGTATGGTGGTGTACTCTTACCCTCAGGAACATGGGCAGATGCAAGTAACTGATTCAGTCGAGCCACAGAGACGTGAGCTAATGAACTTATAGTGGACCTTGCTCAGCAAGTGTACCAAGACCTGTATGACCTACATCCAGAAACGTACCAACTCCTTGAAcagcttttcttccattctgcGGCCGCTTGGGATGTGTCTACTATGGTGACAAGTAGCCGGAAGATGTTCAATGCTACCCGTGATCCCAAATGGGCCCGACTGGCCGCTTGGGCTGAATGGGTCCAGGTGTGTCCTTCCGTGGATTTTAAAAGCTTGGCTGACATGACCGCGTGCAATAGAAAGCCCCTCAACCTACGCCTTCCGACCCTTTTCCATGTCCAGCATCGCCTAACTCTCTGAAAATCGCCCAAGTGCTTCTCTCTACAACAGGAAACACATGCGATACTTCAGAGATCTTTTGGCTTCGGGCCCAGATTCTTCTGTCCAGTGACCAACCAGGCGATTTGTTGAAGCTGGCCAGACAGCAGGcgcaagaaggaagtttGGCGAGGCtgtggtggaggatggagacTGTTGAGATAGCCATGGCGAGAtgtgggaaagaagggcagaaaGAGTGGGAGACAGAAAGGAAATGGGTCGCGGAGATGTTGGAAAAAGACAACGGATCGTATGTGCTGCCTAATAGCCTATCACTAGTAGAAACTTACACTTCTACACAGACAGCGCAATTATGCCTTCTACCAATATCTGTTATTGGCTACTCAAAATTCCACTGACCCTGACTCCGTGCAAAGTACTGTTGCTCTACTCAAATCTTTGACCGAGCAGATCCGTCAAAAGGAACGTGCTCCCCAACTCGCCCAGCTGGAGTTCGACATCGTTCTTCACAACACAAAAATCGCTTCCGAGATGGATATCTCTTCCAATCTCATGAATGACGACGAATGGCTGGACCAAGTCGAACAATACTGGAATCTCTGGGGCTCGAAGGGATCGATCGCGACAGAGTTAATAGCGATTTCACGGGGGagcgagaaaaggaaggcgaTGGTCGTGAGCTTTCTGAAGGCTCGTGCTGCTCAGCAGCACCATGATGAAACCTCCTTCAAGGAAGTGTCAAATGCCcacaccatcctcctcatggagaaggatgcgGACTGGATGCCAACAGATGAAGATATCGAGAAGTACTGGAGACTGTATCTCGAAGGACTACGATATGGTGAGTAGACATACCCTCTCCAGTGCGCTCGTTAAATAATTGGGAATAGGTGTAAATCTTGCGAAGACTGATGTCCAATCATCTGATTCCATTGGTTTGCTTACGGTTAACCTTTTACTTCTCATGTGGCATTCTTCACCTAAGAACATGGTTCCACTATATAAATCTATCCTTtgcttggagaagatctGTCGACAAAGCCCCATATGTATGCACGCGCACTACCTTCTAATCCGTTTATACAGATTGATCGGTAAGTATAACAAAATCTCTTCACAGCGATGTGCTGAATATACTTGTAGGCGCAGCATCCCTTATAGGTCCGCATCTGACCGCACTCGGCCTCTCCGAGATTCAGCTTGATAATCTTTTGCATATCGCTGTCGAACGTGGTGCCATTGAAGCTTTAGTAACCAAGAATGTTGGCATCTGGTTAAGCCACACCGATAAAGCCGTCAACATGTACCAGCGTACCGCCTCTGACGTAAGTCTTGATACTCTGTGGATTGATCACGCGACAGGCTAACGATGTGGATCATCCAGTTCCCCGAGTACGTTAAAGAATGCCTCAGCAATGAAACCTACTCCAAAATTACATCCATCAGGCATCTCGCCTCCTCTCTCCGTgattctctttcctcccatgTCCTTGCGATCGAGCAAGCCCGCCTTCATGTTTTCAATTCTCCGACTGTGCCTTTCCCTCCCCAGTTGACCAGACGTTTGCAAAAATCATTAAAGGCGGAAGTGATTGATCTGCGGAATTGGGATCTCATTCAAGAGATCAGTGGTAAACGGAAACTCACAAAGGATATCACGGAACTAGGTGGGCAACCAATAGAAGACAGCTGGGTGAAGACTATGGGACGATTTTGGCTGGCTGTTGGCGAGTTTATCAAAAGTGGAGAGGTAGTAGACTTGGAGCTCGAAGATTTAGTTAGTATTTTATCTCTGCTTCCAGACATCAATTGAGTTAATTGCTGATACTTGACTAGGATGCTCTGTTAGATCATGAGCGAGCTTTGGTCGAATGTGGATATATTGTGCTCAAGGCTGCATTCAAGGCACTAAAGCCATCAGCTGAAATTGCCGAATCTGAAGAACAACAAAAATCACTCAAAGGCATATTCAGTGGTAAGTGATGAATACCGGCGTGCTGAATTTATGATTGACCAACGACGCGCGGTAGAAAATATTCGCATCTGCTGTGGTGTCCACGACTCTCGATGGTCATTGATCCAATCTTGTATCTCTCTTGCCCAAGTATGTGACATTTGGGGTCTAATACTGTCGCGAGCTTTGACTGATTACAACCGAAAAAGCTTATTAAGATCACTGATCTGGTTTTCTCACGCGCGGCGGAAGCCGCTAAGCCTGtcaaaggcaagaagaaacctACTCAACTTTCAGCTTTCATTGCCGATCTTAGGAACGAAATACAAGATTTCAAGACTAGTATTGTGGAGTTGAATAGCCGATTGGATGCTGTTCGatcagaggatgaggtcAAATGGGACTGTCTAAACAGCCTGTTCCACGTAAGCTGTTCATGTTGATGTGCAGTCACAACGATCGCTGATACCGCTGTTTCTTGTAGGAGGATGTGTATCTTCAGGATATCTTCGACAACCTTATAAACGCCCGGAAGGCATTTTTGGACGATCTTAAACCATTACTCTCAACCAAAAAGTAACAGGCGATATACGCCTGATAGAAGTTAATACAGCTTAGATGCAACGTCACGTAATGTCAAATCTGGTCCTTCGGAACGATGTGTACAGTTTTTTGTGGACTGTGGTCCAGTATCGTTATGGAAGATTGAGTTGTATTGATTTATTTGATAATGATCCATTGTAATATCTGCATGGGACTGAAGTATACAGACACGGCTAGTTACTTGACACTTTCTATACAATGCGTTCACTATTGATGCTATGTATAATGACGAACAGACCGTTTACAACATAAGATGCTCTATTATGCTACTCTTACAAGTACTGCGAACGCTACAACAGAACAAACTCAAAGGCAGAATGTAGACCTTTGTGCTACCTTCTAAAGCTTATTCATCTGTTTTGCCTTTCCATCGTCCAAAAAATCTGTTGTTGTAATGGTTGAGTCCAGTCAGCCTTTGTTCCGTATTTGATCACTCCGATATTACTGACCCGTGCCATACCACTTTATGGGCCCCTTGAAATCCTTCTGAAGCATCAGCTCTGAAAGAATGAACGGGCATGATGCTGTTTTTATTCAACATCAATAGGTGGGCTATTATTACAAGGACGCGACCAACGTACATCACATCTCCGACTTTTAAAGGCTCCTTGAGACCTGACGCCTGGGTTGGATGAAATCCGTAACGAACCAGAAGGTATCGAAAAACAGCATCGGTGCTAGGGACGATATGCGTTTTCAGCACGAGTGTTAGTGTGATACTGTTTTGGCACGGAACGATGCGGACGCGAGGCAGGACTTACAATGCACCCGGACCCGACCAGTCCAATATGttcacatcttcctttctaACCTCACCATTATTTAATTCCATCTGCCTTATTTCTTCACATTTTCTCAGCGCCATTCCGATCACATCCAGCAGAACGGGATGTCCCCTGTTGGCCATGATTGTCCATTGGACGATTTGAATACCTCTTGTGAAAGACTGTTCTTTCCAGTTCACTCCGGTGGATAACGCATCGGATTCAATCGCAACAACCAGTGAGGGTTCAGAGGTTGAAATGGTTGAAAAATGTGACTGAGAGGGATCTTGAATGATGGATATTAATTGTGGGATGGCCGTAAGGAGCGGAGCAATTGCAGCGACGTCGGGATTAGGGGCCCACTGGGCGATGGGAAGGACACTAGCTGTATCTGTATCGGTGTAGACGCCACCATTCAGCAAAAGTACGAGGTACCTGCAGGTATCGCAGAAACCCGAAATCAGCTATTCATCTTTATTACATAGAGTCACCTAGAGCGCAACCCACCTGAATAAATCCGCCCGAACCACGCCccacttttccttcaaaGCCAACAATTCATCTTGCGCTTTACTTTTAATCCCCTTAGAACCCAAGCTTTTTTCCAGCCAAGTGTCAATCTGCCCGTCTTCCACAAACATGGCGGTCCAGTCCGGATTTTGGGTAATCCAAGATTGAAACTGCTCAGGGAGCTGTTGAGGCTCTAAAAGGTCGGTAGTGTAAATGAGTTTGGGAATAGCCGTCTCAATCTCTTGCTCCCGGGGCAAGAGGGACGTGTATGAAATAACAGTTTGGAGCGTAGGATGATCGGCATTAGATCCTTGAGGCACGAGAAACTCGTGCCAGGTATTTTCCAAGTAATCGGCATAGCTTTGCAAAGTCCAATTTCCTCCAATGTCTATTCCAAGATCCCTTTTTGCGCCAATGGTATCGAAATGTTCACTTGATTCGGCGATAATTCTGGCGCCAGCATCAAGCACGGTCTGGATTGATATAGTATTTCCTTTGCAGCCAAATAGGGAGTATGGGTTCTGCGTTCGCTCGCGCCGGACGAATGTGTTAGGTATGGGGTTAAGAATAGGCGCGTAAtcgcggaagaggagagaggataaTGCGAATATGATGAATAGAACGGCGAGGATCAGGGGCAGGAGGcgaggatgtggaagggtGGTGAGTGTCATTAACGATGGTTCTGCTCTGGCCGGAATAGGAGAGTGAACATGAAGCATGTAGCtgtaatatatatatatatgcgAGATTCGGAACTGGACGAGTAAAGTGCACAGTATAGTAATAATAGTAACGCGACGGCGCTGTGGAGCTGCGCAGGTAATCGAAACAACaatcaaaaaaagaaattgCGAGATCCAACGTACTGCGCGCTCTCGTGCTACGTACGTAAATGCATGCATTGGAGTATTATATACAAATGAAATACGCTACAGCGATCATAATTGCCTGtcaggaaaaagaggtttACGCTTGGTATTTAGCTGGTCACCCCAGACGACTTGATCCTTTTCGCCAGCTTCCTGCAGCGCACACTATCATCAGGCAGTCCTTCGTTACGATGGGCCTGACCACTCACTTCTAATCGCTCTTTCATAGTCTGACTCCCTTCTCGGTGGCGCACAATCTGGTCcatcttgttcttcaaTTCAGGGGAGAGTTGCTGTATGCCACTCCTTCAATTTCCAGTTTGAATATGGGGTATCACAGTACTCACGCTGTATAACTCCTTTTCGCTAGGGACAGTTTCTATAATAACGAGTCAGACTAAGTTGGTGTCAAAACAGATAAGATTGTACTTGATTGCAGCCATACACCTGTCCCGATAACTGTAGTGGCGAGGTGAGTTTGCGGCTCGAGCTCGAGGGATGTTCTAGAGGTTGGGACTCACTTAGAGAAGAATAGACTGTGAATCTGTGCGTAGGATAAGCGGAAGGGTGAATAGGCGTAAGAACGACGTACTTTATCCAGCGGACTGCAGCCATTGTGTGTGgttgacgaagaagatggtggtgagCATGAATTTGGCAAGTGGCAATGGGAGTCGCAAGTGCCGAAGTAAGTCCCCCACTTCCCGAACCTCACCGCCCCACCCTTCCGCCACTCACTTCCGTTTCCCATATCCAATCCATCACTCAATACTCTActctcaccatcatcacaCAATGCCGCCCCAACCTCCAGCACCTCCCGTCTTCTACAGTTTCCCGGACACAGAAGTCCTAGTTGGTGAGTCCCATGCTCTGCCAGTACATGCTCTTCCGGACCATCGGTCATTCCGCTGACTCCAGCAGACTCACTCGCCAACTTTGTCGTCAAGGCTCAGCGGGATGCCGTTGATAAGCGAGGAAAATTCACAATCGCTCTCTCTCGAGGATCACTTGCCGCCAATCTGAGAGGATTGGTCGGACAACAGAATGTACAGTGGGACAAGTGGTGCGTATCGTTTCCGCTTTGATGGGATGCCTTAGTCTAACCAACCAAAAGGGAGGTCTTCTTTGTCGATGAGGCCGCTGTCCCTCTTGAGGACGAAGATTCCAACTATCATTCAAACTACCTTTCATTCCTTTCCCATGTACCCATTCCTAGGGAGCAGATCCATACCATCGATGTCACTCAACTTGACGACCTCGAGGAGTTGGCAGACCAGTACGAGAAACAACTTGTCAACCACTTTGCTGCCTCAAATGCTGCAAGGTATCCTACCTTTGACCTGATGCTGCTGGGTATAGGCCCAGACGGTGAGACGGCGAGTCTATTCCCGGGGCATGAAATCCTGAGCGAGAAAGACGCGTGGGTCAGCTTTATCGATGACGCGCCGCGAGGACCCGCAAGGAGAATCACTATGACGTGCGTATCTGCGGCAGGATGTGCCGACATGTATTTACGACGGACAAGCTGGCTGACTGGCTCCTCTTAGTTTCCCTGTCTTGAACCATTGCTATAGGGCTGTCTTCGTGGCTACcggcaaggagaagactgaGATGCTACATACCATTCTTGATCAGCCTGAAGCTGGACTTCCTTGCTCACGCGTCCGACCTGCGTAAGTGAATGTCCTCTTACGGTTCACAACTCAAATTTTAACCTGTTCCAACGTAGCTCTCCCGGTCTTGTATTTTGGTTTGCCGATGCAGACGCCGCTTCTGCAACTCAGTACCCGCCGACCACTTTCCGATGGATTGAtaatgagaaggaagccCAAGAGGCAGTCGATGCTGCAAAGCGCAGGGCCGCCAAAAAACTGGCAGAGGCCGACAGTGAGGCAGAGGGACTTAAGACAAGTGTATAGAGTAGTGCATGCCCACAAGAGCAAGGATTCGTTTTCATTACTTTCACTTGGTCAAGCGGAGATTCTGCCTCAGTTGTGTGCCATGCTTCTGACGAATCTGTACATAACCGGCCTTTATCTTGTTTCATTTAAGATCGGGAGGGATAAGATTGATCGTAGTAGACACAATAGTTGATCTTGATATGCTATAGCAAAAGGTGTGGAATGTGTATAGTATTTGCATTTGCAGGCAGTTACTCGCTGGTGCATGAAT
Above is a window of Cryptococcus tetragattii IND107 chromosome 1, whole genome shotgun sequence DNA encoding:
- a CDS encoding 6-phosphogluconolactonase, with the protein product MPPQPPAPPVFYSFPDTEVLVDSLANFVVKAQRDAVDKRGKFTIALSRGSLAANLRGLVGQQNVQWDKWEVFFVDEAAVPLEDEDSNYHSNYLSFLSHVPIPREQIHTIDVTQLDDLEELADQYEKQLVNHFAASNAARYPTFDLMLLGIGPDGETASLFPGHEILSEKDAWVSFIDDAPRGPARRITMTFPVLNHCYRAVFVATGKEKTEMLHTILDQPEAGLPCSRVRPASPGLVFWFADADAASATQYPPTTFRWIDNEKEAQEAVDAAKRRAAKKLAEADTPFTSHLVFALTLATPFFIRSLT